A region from the Rhodamnia argentea isolate NSW1041297 chromosome 7, ASM2092103v1, whole genome shotgun sequence genome encodes:
- the LOC115734896 gene encoding 40S ribosomal protein S19-3-like, translating into MAAPARTVKDVSPHEFVKAYAAHLKRSGKMELPHWTDIVKTATFKELAPYDPDWYYIRAASMARKIYLRGGLGVGAFRRIYGGSKRNGSRPPHFCKSSGSVARHILQQLQNMNIIDIDPRGGRRITSSGQRDLDQVAGRIVVAQ; encoded by the exons ATGGCGGCCCCGGCGAGGACGGTGAAGGACGTTTCCCCTCACGAGTTTGTCAAGGCTTACGCCGCTCACCTGAAGCGATCTGGGAAG ATGGAACTTCCCCATTGGACCGACATTGTGAAGACTGCTACATTCAAAGAGCTTGCTCCTTATGACCCTGATTGGTACTATATTCGAGCTG CTTCTATGGCAAGGAAAATTTATCTCAGGGGAGGCCTTGGTGTTGGAGCCTTCCGCAGGATCTATGGTGGAAGCAAGAGGAATGGCAGTCGCCCACCACATTTCTGCAAGAGCAGTGGTTCTGTAGCTCGCCACATTTTGCAGCAATTGCagaacatgaacatcatcgaTATCGACCCAAGAGG GGGAAGGAGAATCACTTCCAGCGGCCAGCGTGATCTTGACCAAGTTGCTGGAAGGATTGTCGTTGCCCAGTGA
- the LOC115734722 gene encoding LOW QUALITY PROTEIN: UDP-glycosyltransferase 83A1-like (The sequence of the model RefSeq protein was modified relative to this genomic sequence to represent the inferred CDS: inserted 1 base in 1 codon; substituted 1 base at 1 genomic stop codon), protein MAKLKHVLVIPFPAQGHVTPLPKLSHCIADYGVKVTFVNTESVHAQVMATNPGLDEGSNRVTFVAIPNGLKTNEERKDFPKLQESMSRVMPSYLRELIEKVKKRSNGNEERISFIIADSTTGWAPEVAERXGIKRAGFWPASASTPALNLQIPKLIEGGIVDNNGVALKNDLITISKDLPSYKSTDLPWSYLEDPMMQKVFFRFALSILQXSKCTNSFLFNSFHELEASALGVTPGALPIGPLIGSTRLFHRRGSLWNEDSTRLNRLDQHPAPSVIYVAFGSTTYSAREQFYELAHNLEQIARPFPWVVRPDLTDGPTTEFHDAFLQRVRNYGKVVQWAPQDEVLAHPTVACFFTHCGWNSTLEGLSNGVPLLCRPYFGDQHLNRSYICDVWRVGLGVDGDENGFITRHELREKVSVVLGSSEIRSNCPRVKEMARKSVGEGGFSLKNVQSFIELMKA, encoded by the exons ATGGCAAAGTTGAAACATGTCCTGGTCATACCATTTCCTGCACAAGGTCATGTCACTCCTCTCCCGAAACTCTCACact GTATTGCTGATTATGGGGTCAAGGTTACGTTTGTGAACACAGAGTCCGTTCATGCGCAAGTGATGGCTACAAACCCTGGATTGGATGAGGGATCGAATCGGGTTACGTTTGTCGCGATTCCGAATGGGCTCAAAACTAATGAGGAGCGAAAGGATTTCCCTAAGCTGCAGGAGAGCATGTCAAGGGTGATGCCGAGCTATTTGCGGGAGTTGATCGAGAAAGTGAAGAAGCGATCAAATGGCAATGAAGAGCGGATCAGCTTCATAATTGCGGACTCGACCACCGGATGGGCACCGGAAGTCGCCGAAA ATGGAATCAAGCGAGCCGGGTTTTGGCCCGCCTCGGCTTCGACCCCGGCCTTGAATCTTCAAATACCGAAGTTGATCGAGGGTGGAATCGTAGACAACAATG GCGTTGCTCTGAAGAATGATCTCATCACTATATCGAAGGACCTTCCTTCATATAAGAGCACCGACCTCCCTTGGAGTTACCTTGAAGACCCAATGATGCAGAAAGTATTTTTCAGATTCGCATTGTCCATCCTCCAATAGAGCAAATGCACAAACTCAttccttttcaattcatttcatgAACTCGAGGCATCGGCCCTCGGTGTCACTCCAGGAGCTCTCCCCATTGGTCCGTTAATAGGGAGCACACGATTATTCCATCGCAGAGGAAGCCTGTGGAATGAGGACTCAACCCGCTTGAACCGGTTAGACCAACATCCGGCCCCGTCCGTCATCTACGTCGCCTTCGGAAGCACGACGTATTCAGCCCGAGAACAATTCTATGAGCTCGCCCACAACCTTGAACAAATCGCTCGGCCATTCCCGTGGGTCGTACGCCCGGACCTCACCGACGGGCCGACCACCGAGTTCCACGACGCATTCCTCCAAAGGGTGAGGAACTATGGGAAGGTGGTCCAATGGGCACCACAAGATGAGGTCCTAGCACACCCTACGGTGGCATGCTTCTTCACTCACTGTGGTTGGAATTCCACACTGGAAGGCTTGAGCAATGGAGTCCCACTTCTCTGCAGGCCTTACTTTGGAGATCAGCACCTGAACAGGAGTTACATATGTGATGTGTGGAGGGTGGGTCTAGGAGTTGATGGTGATGAAAATGGATTTATAACCAG GCATGAATTGAGAGAAAAGGTATCAGTAGTTCTTGGGAGTAGTGAGATAAGGTCGAATTGCCCGAGGGTGAAAGAGATGGCTAGGAAGAGTGTTGGTGAAGGAGGTTTCTCCCTCAAGAATGTGCAGAGCTTCATTGAACTCATGAAGGCTTGA
- the LOC115734725 gene encoding UDP-glycosyltransferase 83A1-like: protein MAKLKHVLVVPFPTQGHITPLLKLSHCIADYGAKVTFVNTKSIHAQVMAATCGLDVGSDRIKFIAIPDWFEIDEGRKDPTNMVASHLRELIEKVKQQSNGNEDEQIGFVIADLTAGWALEVAERMGIERTGFWPASVSTLALVPHIPRLIEGGVIDDNGVVLKNDLTVISKDLPPYKSNDFTWNCPEDPTMQKILFQYLSSIPPYKKQSNSFICNSFHELEASAIGVILGALPIGPLIASARLSHLKGSLWNEDMTCLKWLDQHPTQSVIYIAFGSTSIFSPEQFYELAHGLEQIARPFLWVIRPDLTSRPITEFHNGFLRRVRNYGKVVQWAPQEEVLAHPSVACFFTHCGWNSTMEALSSGVPLLCRPYFGDRFLNKSFICDVWRVGLGVDADENGVTTRHEVMKKMLMLLGNEEIRANCPRVKEMARKSVSEGGSSPKNLQNFIKHLIA from the exons ATGGCAAAGTTAAAACATGTCCTTGTTGTACCATTTCCAACACAAGGTCATATCACTCCTCTCTTGAAGCTCTCACACTGTATTGCTGATTATGGAGCCAAGGTTACATTTGTGAACACAAAGTCCATTCACGCACAAGTGATGGCTGCAACCTGTGGACTGGACGTGGGATCGGATCGGATTAAGTTTATCGCCATTCCGGATTGGTTCGAAATTGATGAGGGGCGAAAAGACCCGACTAACATGGTGGCGAGCCATTTGCGGGAGTTGATTGAAAAAGTGAAGCAGCAGTCAAATGGCAATGAAGATGAGCAGATCGGCTTCGTGATTGCGGACTTGACCGCCGGGTGGGCGCTAGAAGTCGCCGAAAGGATGGGAATCGAGCGAACGGGCTTTTGGCCCGCCTCGGTGTCGACTCTAGCCTTGGTACCGCATATTCCACGGTTGATAGAGGGTGGAGTCATAGACGACAATG GGGTTGTTTTGAAGAATGATCTCACCGTGATATCGAAGGACCTTCCTCCATATAAAAGCAATGACTTCACTTGGAATTGCCCCGAAGACCCGACAATGCAGAAGATACTTTTCCAATACTTATCGTCCATCCCCCCATACAAGAAACAATCAAACTCATTCATTTGCAATTCATTCCATGAACTCGAGGCATCGGCTATCGGTGTAATTCTTGGAGCTCTCCCAATTGGTCCGCTAATAGCAAGTGCCCGCTTGTCCCATCTCAAAGGAAGCCTGTGGAACGAGGACATGACTTGCTTGAAATGGTTAGACCAACATCCTACCCAATCAGTCATCTATATCGCCTTTGGAAGCACATCAATATTCAGCCCGGAACAATTCTATGAGCTTGCCCATGGCCTCGAACAAATTGCCCGACCCTTCCTATGGGTCATACGTCCGGACCTCACCAGCAGGCCAATTACTGAGTTCCACAATGGGTTCCTCCGGAGGGTGAGGAATTATGGGAAGGTGGTCCAATGGGCACCGCAGGAGGAGGTCTTAGCACACCCTTCGGTGGCATGCTTCTTCACTCATTGTGGTTGGAATTCCACAATGGAAGCCCTAAGCAGTGGAGTCCCACTTCTTTGCAGACCCTATTTCGGAGACCGGTTCCTGAACAAGAGCTTCATTTGTGATGTGTGGAGGGTGGGTCTAGGGGTGGATGCTGATGAAAATGGTGTCACAACAAGGCATGAAGTGATGAAAAAGATGCTGATGCTTCTTGGCAATGAAGAGATAAGGGCAAATTGCCCGAGGGTAAAAGAGATGGCTAGGAAGAGTGTTAGTGAAGGAGGGTCCTCCCCGAAGAATCTGCAGAACTTCATTAAACATTTGATAGCTTGA